A DNA window from Ovis aries strain OAR_USU_Benz2616 breed Rambouillet chromosome 7, ARS-UI_Ramb_v3.0, whole genome shotgun sequence contains the following coding sequences:
- the TMED8 gene encoding protein TMED8 isoform X3: protein MVSPVTEDATEDKQKAASAGEAQASVEQELLSADQTQILSKNALVQMARYHGPQRSGDIVMIQSEHTGAVGILSADLESADLLGDHRRVSPPLMAPPCIWTFAKMKEFKSKLGKEKNSRLVVKRGEVVTIRVPTHPEGKRVCWEFATDDYDIGFGVYFDWTPVTSTDITVQVSDSSEDEDEDEEEDEELEDPVPAGDVERGSRSSLRGRYGEVMPVYRRDSHRDVQAGSHDYPGEGIYLLKFDNSYSLLRNKTLYFHVYYTS, encoded by the exons ATGGTGTCTCCAGTGACGGAGGATGCCACAGAAGATAAGCAGAAGGCCGCCAGTGCCGGGGAGGCCCAGGCCTCGGTGGAACAGGAATTGCTTTCTGCAGACCAGACCCAGATCCTCAGCAAG AATGCTCTTGTGCAGATGGCCAGGTACCACGGCCCACAGAGGTCTGGGGACATCGTGATGATCCAGTCTGAGCACACAGGAGCTGTTGGTATTCTGTCGGCCGATTTGGAATCTGCAGACCTGCTGGGGGACCACAGGAGAG TCTCCCCGCCTCTCATGGCTCCTCCGTGCATCTGGACCTTTGCCAAGATGAAGGAATTCAAGAGCAAGCTGGGCAAGGAGAAGAACAGCCGTCTGGTGGTGAAGCGGGGGGAGGTGGTGACCATCCGGGTGCCGACCCACCCCGAGGGGAAGCGTGTCTGCTGGGAGTTTGCGACCGATGACTATGACATTGGCTTTGGAGTTTACTTTGACTGGACCCCGGTAACCAGCACCGACATAACGGTGCAAGTCAGTGATTCCAGTGAGGATGAGGACGAAGACGAGGAAGAAGACGAGGAGCTCGAAG ACCCCGTCCCAGCTGGAGACGTGGAGCGAGGCTCCAGGAGCTCCCTGCGGGGCCGCTACGGGGAGGTCATGCCCGTGTACCGCCGGGACAGCCACCGAGACGTGCAGGCTGGCAGCCACGACTACCCTGGTGAGGGCATCTACCTCCTGAAGTTCGACAACTCCTACTCCCTGCTGCGCAACAAGACTCTCTACTTCCACGTCTACTACACGAGCTGA